The following coding sequences are from one Paracoccus alcaliphilus window:
- a CDS encoding acetyl-CoA C-acyltransferase, translating into MSTWEIVIAAPVRTAIGGYNGALKGVPATELGAAVVRETLRRGGLDADQIGTVVLGNVVQAGNRMNPGRQAAIGGGVPVCVPALTVNRVCGSGAQAILSAALEIGAGDSNAAVAGGMENMDRAPYLVEGGRWGYRMGPGQILDSMLTDGLNDAFSGEHSGWHTEDLVTQLQITREAQDAFAARSQQRFAAARDAGHFEAEITPVEIRGRKGPESFATDEAPRPDTTIETLARLKPAFRRDGTITAGNAPGLNAGAAAAIVADRGFAEKAGIEPFARLAGYGVGAVEPGLFGLGPVPAVNRALDKAGWKLGDVERFEINEAFAAVPLAIIKELGIPEDIVNVDGGAVAHGHPIGATGAVLTTRLLHSLRRDGLSKGIVTLCIGGGQGIALAFERI; encoded by the coding sequence ATGTCCACATGGGAAATCGTCATCGCGGCCCCGGTTCGCACTGCAATCGGAGGCTATAACGGCGCACTGAAGGGCGTGCCAGCCACTGAACTCGGCGCCGCCGTCGTCCGGGAGACCCTGCGGCGCGGGGGCCTCGATGCCGATCAGATCGGCACCGTCGTTCTCGGCAATGTCGTGCAGGCCGGAAACCGGATGAACCCGGGACGCCAGGCCGCCATCGGCGGCGGCGTGCCGGTTTGCGTTCCGGCGCTCACCGTCAACCGCGTCTGCGGCTCGGGCGCACAGGCGATCCTCTCGGCCGCGCTGGAGATCGGCGCGGGCGACAGCAATGCCGCCGTCGCGGGCGGGATGGAGAACATGGACCGCGCGCCCTACCTCGTCGAGGGCGGCCGCTGGGGCTATCGCATGGGGCCGGGCCAGATCCTTGACAGCATGCTGACCGATGGGCTGAACGACGCCTTCTCGGGCGAGCATTCCGGCTGGCACACCGAGGATCTGGTGACGCAACTCCAGATCACCCGCGAGGCCCAGGACGCCTTCGCCGCGCGCTCGCAGCAGCGTTTTGCCGCCGCCCGGGATGCGGGACACTTCGAGGCGGAAATCACCCCGGTCGAGATCAGGGGCCGCAAGGGGCCCGAGTCCTTCGCGACCGACGAGGCGCCGCGCCCCGACACCACCATCGAGACGCTAGCCCGCCTGAAGCCCGCCTTCCGCAGAGACGGCACGATCACCGCAGGCAATGCCCCCGGGCTGAATGCCGGCGCGGCCGCCGCGATCGTGGCCGATCGCGGCTTTGCCGAGAAAGCCGGGATCGAGCCTTTCGCGCGCCTCGCCGGATACGGTGTCGGCGCGGTCGAGCCGGGGCTCTTCGGCCTCGGTCCCGTGCCCGCCGTCAACCGCGCGCTCGACAAGGCGGGATGGAAACTCGGCGATGTCGAGCGTTTCGAGATCAATGAAGCCTTCGCCGCCGTGCCGCTGGCGATCATCAAGGAACTCGGCATTCCGGAAGACATCGTCAATGTCGATGGCGGCGCGGTCGCGCATGGCCACCCGATCGGAGCGACCGGCGCGGTCCTGACCACCCGCTTGCTGCACTCGCTGCGCCGCGACGGCCTGTCGAAGGGCATCGTGACACTTTGCATCGGTGGCGGCCAAGGCATCGCGCTTGCCTTCGAGCGCATCTGA
- the rpsR gene encoding 30S ribosomal protein S18 translates to MANKPFFRRRKVCPFSGENAPKIDYKDTRLLQRYISERGKIVPSRITAVSAKKQRELARAIKRARFLALLPYAVK, encoded by the coding sequence ATGGCGAACAAACCGTTCTTCCGCCGTCGCAAGGTCTGCCCGTTCTCGGGCGAGAATGCGCCGAAAATCGATTACAAGGACACGCGCCTGCTGCAACGCTATATCAGCGAACGCGGCAAGATCGTGCCCTCGCGTATCACCGCAGTCTCGGCCAAGAAGCAGCGTGAACTGGCCCGTGCCATCAAACGCGCCCGCTTCCTGGCCCTGCTGCCCTATGCCGTGAAGTAA
- a CDS encoding glycosyltransferase 61 family protein: MRALDRARPFVNVVLRKVGLLGTLEARAIERRVLQPAQTERVPPAIFLPGQLERATKVIKGGDLARSRTYLESTTVTHGEVVEYVIRDAFVHPGGVDLWGARLYTSRPRLLDMRPLRYPEIERAAYCMDAVSRERFGHWLTDACPTSLLADDGQLPIIDVRPTWPHAMAYAAAFGIKQAQGPFRVRRLSVFEDLAQGSSKRARYRELRRRLAVVPPPRGGASRIYLRRGETGDRRLLNNEEAVMRRLEQRGFHTVDVHNLELAEIHTALQHASTIVSLDGSHITHIYYMAPEQAVLVTLIPDDRFVDVHKNYCDCVGMGYGFLVCRRAGSGYDVDLDDLERTLDLIPA; this comes from the coding sequence ATGAGGGCGCTCGACCGCGCACGCCCCTTCGTCAACGTCGTGCTCAGGAAGGTCGGTCTTCTCGGTACCCTCGAGGCGCGCGCCATCGAGCGACGTGTGCTGCAGCCCGCGCAGACGGAGCGCGTGCCGCCCGCTATTTTCCTGCCCGGTCAGCTCGAGCGGGCCACGAAGGTCATTAAGGGCGGAGATCTCGCCCGGTCGCGCACTTACCTCGAAAGTACGACAGTCACGCATGGCGAGGTGGTAGAGTATGTCATCCGCGATGCTTTCGTCCACCCCGGTGGAGTGGACCTCTGGGGTGCTCGGCTGTATACGAGCCGCCCGCGCCTCTTGGATATGAGGCCCCTCCGGTATCCCGAGATCGAGCGTGCCGCCTATTGCATGGACGCCGTTTCGCGCGAACGTTTTGGCCACTGGCTGACGGACGCCTGTCCGACGTCGCTGCTGGCGGATGACGGCCAATTACCGATTATCGACGTAAGGCCTACTTGGCCGCACGCGATGGCCTACGCTGCAGCGTTTGGCATCAAGCAAGCCCAAGGGCCGTTCCGAGTGCGCCGCCTGAGCGTATTCGAAGACCTGGCACAGGGCAGTTCGAAGCGGGCACGGTATCGAGAACTACGCCGCCGGCTCGCCGTCGTTCCGCCCCCGCGCGGCGGTGCGAGCCGCATTTACCTTCGCCGTGGAGAGACCGGAGACCGGCGGCTTCTGAATAACGAAGAGGCGGTGATGCGCCGGCTGGAGCAGCGGGGATTTCATACGGTAGACGTGCATAATCTTGAATTGGCCGAGATCCACACTGCGCTGCAACATGCGTCGACTATCGTCAGTCTTGATGGTAGCCACATCACCCACATCTACTATATGGCACCAGAGCAAGCTGTCTTGGTGACGCTGATCCCGGATGATCGATTCGTAGATGTTCACAAGAATTATTGCGATTGTGTTGGGATGGGGTATGGTTTCTTAGTTTGCCGCCGCGCTGGCAGTGGATACGATGTCGATCTTGATGACCTCGAGCGAACTCTCGACCTCATTCCCGCGTAG
- a CDS encoding tautomerase family protein — translation MPVFNAHIPAGRFSSDEKRALADALNQSLVQGLGIPEGDRFVILSEHGADELFIHPTFFDMQRDPGSAMIITVMIGAHRPIEDKRKLVAAINRLVVESVGVSPDDVFVTLVPVPNENFSFGRGELQLADATPRW, via the coding sequence ATGCCCGTCTTCAACGCGCATATTCCCGCGGGCCGCTTCTCGTCTGACGAGAAGCGCGCGCTGGCCGATGCCCTCAACCAGTCCCTCGTGCAGGGGCTGGGAATCCCGGAGGGCGACCGCTTCGTGATCCTGAGCGAGCACGGTGCGGATGAACTCTTCATCCACCCGACGTTTTTCGACATGCAGCGCGACCCGGGCAGCGCCATGATCATCACGGTGATGATCGGCGCGCATCGTCCGATCGAGGACAAGCGCAAGCTGGTCGCCGCGATCAACCGCCTGGTCGTGGAATCGGTGGGGGTCTCGCCCGACGACGTGTTCGTCACGCTTGTTCCCGTCCCGAACGAGAATTTCTCTTTCGGCCGGGGCGAACTGCAGTTGGCGGACGCGACGCCTCGCTGGTAG
- the rplI gene encoding 50S ribosomal protein L9: MQVILLERVAKLGQMGEVVKVKEGYARNFLLPQGKALRASEANIKAFEAQKVQLEANNAETKAEAQKIADKLDGETFVVIRSASDAGALYGSVTTRDAADAATEAGFTLDRKQVVLGAPIKDLGLHDVVVVLHPEVEATITLNIARSVEEAELQAQGKSIQELAAEADAEAEFEIAELFDDMGGAASEDEGSDQN, encoded by the coding sequence ATGCAAGTCATCCTGCTGGAACGCGTGGCCAAGCTGGGCCAGATGGGCGAAGTCGTGAAGGTCAAGGAAGGTTACGCCCGTAACTTCCTGCTGCCGCAAGGCAAGGCCCTTCGCGCCTCGGAAGCCAATATCAAGGCTTTCGAAGCCCAGAAGGTTCAACTGGAAGCCAATAACGCGGAAACCAAGGCCGAAGCGCAGAAGATCGCCGACAAGTTGGACGGCGAAACCTTCGTCGTCATCCGCTCGGCATCCGACGCCGGTGCGCTTTACGGTTCAGTCACGACCCGTGACGCCGCCGATGCCGCGACCGAAGCCGGCTTTACGCTCGACCGCAAACAGGTCGTGCTGGGCGCGCCGATCAAGGATCTGGGTCTGCACGATGTCGTCGTCGTGCTGCACCCCGAGGTCGAAGCGACCATCACCCTGAACATCGCCCGTTCCGTCGAAGAGGCCGAACTGCAAGCGCAGGGCAAGTCGATCCAGGAACTGGCGGCCGAAGCCGATGCCGAAGCCGAATTCGAGATTGCCGAGCTGTTCGACGATATGGGCGGCGCAGCATCCGAAGACGAGGGCAGCGACCAGAACTGA
- a CDS encoding cytochrome-c peroxidase, giving the protein MKPTVSSVIALAITALPAFAQDEVIDSATLREDARFYFEPIPQEPVAPEGNELTPERVDLGAMLFFDPRMSRSGLFSCQSCHNVGIGGTDGLEVSIGHGWQQGPRNSPTMYNAIFNIAQFWDGRAGDLAEQAKGPLQASVEMNNTPENLVETLQSMPGYVEAFEAAFPGQDDPVSFDNFAVAIEAYEATLITPDSPFDLFLNGDDDAMTDQEKRGLAAFINTGCVSCHAGINVGGQDYFPFGLVERPGGSVLPEGDRGRFEVTQTVDDEYVFRASPLRNIALTAPYFHSGVVWDLSEAVAIMSTSQLGTELAEAQIDEIVAFLGTLTGKQPEVTHPVLPVRTSATPQPQPMYAQ; this is encoded by the coding sequence ATGAAGCCAACTGTTTCCTCGGTGATCGCACTGGCGATCACCGCCCTGCCCGCATTCGCGCAGGACGAGGTCATAGACAGCGCCACATTGCGCGAAGATGCCCGGTTCTATTTCGAACCGATCCCGCAGGAACCCGTCGCCCCCGAAGGCAACGAGCTGACGCCGGAACGGGTCGATCTGGGCGCGATGCTGTTTTTCGATCCGCGCATGTCGCGCTCGGGGCTGTTCTCCTGCCAGTCCTGCCACAATGTCGGGATCGGCGGCACCGACGGGCTGGAGGTCTCGATCGGGCATGGCTGGCAGCAGGGGCCGCGCAACTCGCCCACCATGTACAACGCCATCTTCAACATCGCCCAGTTCTGGGATGGTCGGGCGGGCGATCTGGCCGAACAGGCCAAGGGGCCGCTTCAGGCCTCGGTCGAGATGAACAACACCCCCGAGAACCTGGTCGAGACGCTGCAATCCATGCCCGGCTATGTCGAGGCGTTCGAAGCCGCCTTCCCCGGTCAGGACGATCCGGTCAGCTTCGACAATTTCGCCGTCGCCATCGAGGCATATGAGGCCACGCTGATTACCCCCGACAGTCCCTTCGACCTGTTCCTGAACGGCGATGACGATGCCATGACCGATCAGGAAAAGCGCGGGCTCGCGGCCTTTATCAATACCGGCTGCGTGTCCTGCCATGCCGGGATCAACGTCGGCGGACAGGATTATTTCCCCTTCGGTCTGGTCGAGAGGCCGGGCGGCTCGGTCCTGCCCGAAGGCGACCGTGGTCGGTTCGAGGTGACGCAGACGGTGGACGACGAATATGTGTTCCGCGCCTCGCCGTTGCGCAATATCGCGCTGACGGCGCCCTATTTCCACTCGGGCGTGGTCTGGGATCTGTCCGAGGCGGTCGCGATCATGTCCACCTCGCAGCTGGGCACCGAACTGGCCGAGGCGCAGATTGACGAAATCGTGGCCTTCCTTGGCACGCTGACCGGCAAACAGCCGGAAGTCACCCATCCGGTGCTGCCGGTGCGCACCAGCGCCACGCCGCAGCCGCAGCCGATGTATGCCCAATGA
- a CDS encoding MBL fold metallo-hydrolase, with translation MGQTTARWIMQVRQSPSQGAGSPDVTGFYDEATGSCQYLVSCPLTKEAALIDVVQEFDPRSASCRHDAARWALAEIKRRGLVLAWILDTHPHADHLMASAWLKQQTGAPNAIGEGVTRIAALWEEIYHMPGAFDASRHFDRLFAEGDRFALGQLEGRVMLSPGHTPGSVTYVIGDAAFVHDTFMQPDAGTSRADFPGGSSAQLYDSLMAILALPDETRLFVGHDYGTRDRQQPEWESTVARQRADNIHIGGGTSRAEYIALRDRRDATLALPDRMLYALQVNLRAGRLPAAESDGRRYFKIPADYFAPPRGD, from the coding sequence ATGGGACAGACAACAGCAAGGTGGATCATGCAGGTCAGGCAAAGCCCTTCGCAAGGCGCCGGTTCCCCCGATGTGACCGGCTTTTACGACGAGGCGACCGGCAGTTGCCAATATCTCGTGTCCTGCCCGTTGACGAAAGAAGCGGCGCTGATCGACGTGGTGCAGGAATTCGATCCGCGCAGCGCCTCTTGCCGCCATGACGCGGCCCGGTGGGCGCTGGCCGAGATCAAACGTCGCGGGCTGGTGCTGGCCTGGATACTGGACACCCACCCCCATGCCGATCACCTGATGGCCTCGGCCTGGCTGAAGCAGCAGACCGGCGCACCCAATGCCATAGGCGAAGGCGTGACCAGAATCGCCGCGCTGTGGGAAGAGATCTATCACATGCCCGGCGCTTTCGATGCGTCGCGCCATTTCGACCGGCTGTTTGCCGAGGGCGACCGTTTCGCGCTGGGTCAGTTGGAGGGCAGGGTGATGCTGTCGCCGGGGCATACACCGGGTTCCGTTACCTATGTCATCGGCGATGCGGCCTTTGTGCATGACACCTTCATGCAGCCCGATGCCGGTACCTCGCGCGCGGATTTCCCGGGCGGTAGTTCGGCGCAGCTTTATGACAGTCTGATGGCGATACTGGCGCTGCCGGATGAAACCCGGCTGTTCGTGGGCCATGATTACGGCACCCGGGACCGTCAGCAGCCCGAATGGGAATCCACCGTCGCCCGCCAGCGGGCCGATAATATCCATATCGGCGGCGGCACTTCACGTGCGGAATATATCGCGCTGCGCGACCGGCGCGACGCGACATTGGCGCTGCCCGACCGGATGCTTTACGCGTTGCAGGTCAATCTGCGGGCCGGGCGGTTGCCCGCCGCCGAATCCGACGGGCGGCGCTATTTCAAGATCCCGGCGGATTACTTCGCCCCGCCGCGCGGGGACTGA
- the bmt gene encoding betaine--homocysteine S-methyltransferase, translated as MTNLLSRLLQERDWILADGATATNLFNMGLTPARPPEFWNAEAPDRVRGLYQAAVDAGSDLFLTNTFGGNASRLRLHGAADRVTELNRRGAQIARDIADSAGRQVIVAGSMGPTGEIMSPMGNLEHDRAVEMFHEQAQALKSGGADVLWVETFSSLEELRAVAEAALLTGMPWCASMSFEAAGRSMMGVTPAQFAAQAERLMNPPLAYGANCGVGVTDLMRSVAAFLAAGSEHPLIAKGNAGIPHVEHGHIHYDGTPELMAEYAVIARDLGVRIIGGCCGTSPEHLRAMRQALETRPRGPRPTPDAIAERLHRFDTALDQED; from the coding sequence ATGACCAACCTTCTCAGCCGCCTCTTGCAGGAACGTGACTGGATATTGGCCGATGGCGCGACGGCGACGAATCTGTTCAACATGGGACTGACGCCCGCCCGTCCGCCCGAATTCTGGAACGCCGAGGCGCCGGACCGCGTGCGCGGCCTCTATCAGGCGGCGGTCGATGCCGGGTCGGACCTGTTTCTGACCAACACCTTCGGCGGCAATGCCAGCCGCCTGCGCCTGCACGGCGCGGCGGATCGCGTGACCGAGCTGAACCGCCGCGGCGCCCAGATCGCCCGCGACATCGCCGACAGCGCCGGACGGCAGGTCATCGTCGCAGGCAGCATGGGCCCCACGGGCGAGATCATGTCGCCAATGGGCAATCTGGAACATGATCGCGCGGTCGAGATGTTTCACGAACAGGCGCAGGCGCTGAAATCGGGCGGCGCTGATGTGCTGTGGGTGGAAACCTTCAGCTCTCTGGAGGAATTGCGCGCCGTGGCCGAGGCCGCGCTGCTGACCGGCATGCCGTGGTGCGCCTCGATGAGTTTCGAGGCCGCAGGCCGCAGCATGATGGGCGTCACCCCCGCCCAGTTCGCCGCGCAGGCCGAGCGGCTGATGAACCCGCCGCTGGCTTACGGCGCGAATTGCGGCGTCGGCGTCACCGATCTGATGCGCAGCGTCGCCGCCTTTCTGGCCGCCGGATCGGAGCACCCGCTGATCGCCAAGGGCAACGCCGGCATCCCGCATGTCGAGCATGGCCATATCCATTACGATGGCACGCCCGAGTTGATGGCGGAATATGCGGTGATCGCCCGCGATCTTGGCGTGCGCATCATCGGCGGCTGCTGCGGCACCTCGCCCGAACATCTGCGCGCCATGCGGCAGGCACTGGAAACCCGCCCACGCGGACCACGCCCCACCCCCGACGCCATCGCCGAACGGCTGCACCGTTTCGACACCGCGCTGGATCAGGAAGACTAG
- a CDS encoding aldo/keto reductase: MPIAAAQFEHSLVHREPEADLFPAAKALGLGIVTWSPLGGGVLTAKYRKGEAGRAEGFGGRVFQPENSEQRSRIIDTVLAIAAELETSPDRVAIAWAGTHGAVPLIGPRSLSQFESNIGVLTLELSADQIVRLDEVSALVDKAPPRTPIAWGKSPLPGKIIA, translated from the coding sequence GTGCCCATCGCGGCGGCCCAGTTCGAGCACAGCCTCGTGCACCGCGAACCCGAAGCCGATCTGTTCCCGGCGGCAAAGGCGCTTGGCCTTGGCATCGTCACATGGTCACCACTTGGGGGCGGCGTGTTGACCGCCAAGTATCGCAAGGGCGAAGCCGGCCGGGCCGAAGGATTCGGCGGGCGGGTGTTCCAGCCCGAGAACTCGGAACAGCGCTCGCGCATCATCGACACGGTTCTCGCCATCGCCGCGGAACTTGAGACCAGCCCGGACCGGGTGGCGATCGCCTGGGCCGGCACACATGGTGCCGTCCCCTTGATCGGCCCGCGGTCCCTTTCGCAGTTCGAGAGCAATATCGGCGTGCTTACACTGGAGCTTTCCGCCGATCAGATCGTGCGCCTCGATGAAGTCAGCGCGCTGGTGGACAAGGCTCCGCCCAGAACACCGATCGCCTGGGGCAAGAGTCCGCTGCCCGGCAAGATCATCGCCTGA
- the rpsF gene encoding 30S ribosomal protein S6: MPLYEHVLISRQDLSNTQAEGLIEHFSTVLADNGGKVVGSEYWGVRTLAYKINKNRKGHYAFLRSDAPADAVQEMERLARLHDDVMRVMTIRVDEHEEGPSVQMQKRDDRGDRGDRRERRERN, encoded by the coding sequence ATGCCTCTTTACGAGCATGTGCTGATCTCCCGCCAGGACCTGTCGAACACGCAGGCCGAAGGGCTGATCGAACATTTCTCGACCGTGCTGGCCGATAACGGCGGCAAAGTGGTCGGCAGCGAATACTGGGGTGTCCGCACCCTCGCCTACAAGATCAACAAGAACCGCAAGGGCCACTATGCCTTCCTGCGTTCGGACGCCCCCGCGGACGCCGTGCAGGAGATGGAGCGTCTGGCCCGTCTGCATGACGACGTGATGCGCGTGATGACCATCCGCGTGGACGAGCACGAGGAAGGCCCCTCGGTGCAGATGCAGAAACGTGACGACCGTGGTGATCGTGGCGACCGCCGCGAACGCCGCGAGCGGAACTGA